The window AGCCTTTGAAATGTCAATCTTAATAGCACATTGTCTAGAGAGGGAGCTCTTTTGGAAATCTTTAACTATCTCTGTAGCCAACATCACATTCTTAATCAATAACCGGTCTTTCACAAAAACAAACTGATTACTGGAAACAAACTTTGGCAGCATTCTTTTAAGTCTATTTGCAATGATCTTTGAGATAactttataaatcatattacaACAAGAAATAGGTAATAGTCTTTCATCGCCACTGCAGATACTTTCTTGGGAATTAATGCCATGATAGTAGAGTTGATACCTTTGGGCAGAACACCTTTTGCAAAAAACAGACTGAACCGGTAAGACAAATTCTGTATCCAACAGCTCTGAAGTGGATTTATAAAACTCCAAAGTATAACCGTACGGACCAGGCGACTTATCAATGGACATAGAAAATAGAACTTTCTTGATCTCCTCACCTGACAATACTCGGGTTAATGCTTGTTAATCAGCCACAAAACAACGAAATAGCAACAAGAGCTCAAACTCATCCACCGTGGAACCCTCAAAATCACTAGGAATAGCCTACAGAAAATCTTTAACTTATCGTTCAGACTCCACCTTAATTTCATCCTCCTTCACAACCACTCTTTTGTCTTGGCATTGTATCTCCTTAACAGAATTCATAGCTGCCCGCATTGTAGCCGCTCTAGGGAAAGCTTTGTTATTCCTATCACCCACTTGCAACCAATGCAACTTTGATTTTTGCTTAAGATATTTCTCCTCCAGACAAGCTAAGAACTCCCATTGCTTAAAAGCAGTGTTCTCCACCTCCATTGGCTGTGGTGATGGATTAGCCAAGTTGGCATGTTGCTTTTTGCACAACGAATCAAAAGCTTCCTTACTCTTCCAAACCAGATTACCCAAATGATGATTTTCCAAAGACCGCAGAGCTGATTCTAAGCCTTTACGCTTCTTAGAAAAGCGGAAAAGAGAGGAAGTGGATAAAAACAGAGGTTGTGTGTCCTGCCAATAGGAACCAACTATCGGTAGATACTCCTCCATTTTCGTCAACAGATTAACAAAGTTAAACTGTGCTCCCTTCACCATGATCCGAAAATTCAAATGATCTGAACAACCCCCAACATTAAACACGATATAAGCGTGTGGATTCGATCGTTTCCATGCAGAATTCGCCATCACTCTATCAAGCTTTTTAAGAATCAAATCATTTTCCCTCTTATAACACCATGTAAAAAGGAGAACATGAGAGGCCACATCCGAGAGAGAACAGAGGTTAACAACCGTTTGGAAATCCCGCATCGGATGAACATCGACATGGAAATGCTTCCCCATATGCTTATTTTGTATAAGAGGCGAGTCATGGTGATCTTTGATCTCCTGCCATAAAAACTTATGAGCCTCCATAGTGTGCAACGCGTAAACAAAAGAGCAAAATAACTCCTATGTTTCCTCATCAAGCTTCACTGAACAAATTATTAACTGCCCACTCTTCAAAAATGGATCCAAACTCACATTATCTTTCCATATACCCAAATGCGACCACGACTATTATGTTCATAATTCGTCAAAATAGACCATCCCAGAAACAAACATCTCCTCAACCACTGAGCTTTTGTTTCCCGAACCATAGTctcaagcagacaaccaaactGAAATTTGTTTCCCTCCACCCACTGTTTTATTACATAATGCTTAGAAGATTTGTTAAGACCTCAAAAATTCTAACAAAATCCTGATATTAATGTTTTAAGAGAGGCTTTTTACTCTGGTCTCTATGGGGATCCCTGGCAAAATGAGCAGGATGGTTTGAACCTTGTTTATTTGCCGCTTTGGTACCCCGAAGCAAATAAGTTTGCAAAGGCACATCTGTTTGTGATCCACGCTTAATAGTTGTCCTAGTTTGACGAATTATGACATTCTAATCCTCCAAAGAAGTTTGATTTACTTCCTCCTCAACAACCGTCTCAGCCTCCTTTTGAACCATATTTATTGCCAAATTTTCCTCCACCTTTTCTTCCTCCAGAATAGAGTAGGAGTTTTTCAATAGTGAGACATCTCCAAACTTAAGCTTTGTCTGCTTATTCCCCATACTACCATAGCCTGTTTTTTTGTGTAATCAACTCTTCTgccttcttctcctccactGAAGCAAGTAAAACGGTATCTCAACTGGGATTACTCGGAACCAGAGCTACGACCAAACTTTGAGACCCATGAGCCTGAACTGGAATAGAACTAAGATTTTTACTTACTACCTTGTCAAGGGACAGTGGCTGAGCTTGCTTTTCAGGAACGACATACGCCACAGTGGACAAGCAGGTAGAACTGAGATGACCCCACTTTTGACAACAAGTACACCTTGGTGGAAGCCAAGGGTAGCTATATTGGACGACAGAGTCTACCTCCCCTTCTTTCTCGTCTGTGACAATATGCTCTTTGGGAAATTCTTTCGTCAAATCGGTGTCTACCAAGATCTGAGCTTCATCAAATCTGACACACACCTCGGTTTTGGGATGCAACCTAATAGGCATACCCACTGCACTCGCTAGAAATTCTAAACCTTTTTCCGTAAACATTGTGGGTGGAACGTTCTTAAGAGTTAGCCATAGTGGAATGACTTCATGGCTGGTTGAGCTTCTTCAGCAAAGGGAGTCCACTTAGAAACGATCATAGGTAGATCCGTTATATTCCACATTCCACGACTCAACACCCTATGCCTCATTCCGAATATGAAACTTCACCGCTGATTCATTCAAAACAAATACATCAATCAAAAACGTATGATCGCCAAGCCTCCCGATCTTGTTCACAATCATGTGAATCTTTCCAACAATGAGGAGCTTTTGAGTTTAGGAATTTCAATTACAAAATCCTCCCATAAAGGTTTTGCATCCACAAACACCTCACTCGGCACTACAACCTTCTTATTTCCATCCACCTCAGAAATTACAAACTTTTGTTGAGTGAAAACACGTTCTTGAGCGACTTGCAGGAAGGAAAACTTCCCGTTCTGAACCACTATCACCGGTTGAAGCGACGACGATTTGACTGGACTTCCTCCCGACGAAACCTCTACAAGATCCTCCGAAACCCCCACACTACTTCTCCCCTCTTTTTCTCCCTTTTCCAGACCCCTCTCCCCCAACCTACATCAGATCTACCGTAGGCGGCTAGGTGAAGTCTCGGACAGCATCATATGTGACAAAAATGTCATAAACCCTAGTTGCTATCTTTTCACCATTGCCACGtagcaaaataaaagaaaaagatcactaatattttcaaatattaggatcatcttattttatgcatactaatttattttaaaaatattaattatatgtctatgacatttttgtttatgcaagacaagtttttttttgtcatcttatcttttaagataattaaataaatgcCAGTTACTTTTGTCTatgacatttttgtttttggaagaCAAGTTTTAGGTCACTTTAGTTATTATAAAGTTATGCCTCTAAATAAAAATGGATAAGTGTTTCTCTAAACAGACATGAAACCTACAAATAGCTGATGTGAATAGTAAACATTGAGAGTTTCGTTATTCAGTAAGACAAGCTATGGTAGTATATacctaatatattaattatatagatTAGTTTTCTGgctatttattttagtttattagaTCAAATGagttttctatttgtttttgtcttttacagtaccttgcttttgtttttggaagacaaacaagtctttttctttgtttcctctttttttgttcGTCAGTTTGATAAAGCTTTTTAGTCACATTTTTCCTGAAATTTTATCTACAAAATTCGAGTTtcatttgtatatatttcaaaaaacttGATGAAGTAATCTAAtgaaagataatatatatagatgcaataCTATGTATAAACTTTTGTTTGAGGATCACgagaaaaattaatttttactattttttaatgagtttatttataatttataatttatcaatagaatctaagtttttttttaaattattttcaacaattatctttaagaaatttcttttgattgattgatatttttttataaatctatattcAAACATTTAATGGAACATAAAAATATGATAAGGATGAGTTTTTGTGTAGAAGAAATATATGAGGAAAAGATCTTATTCATATTGAGGTAGTTTTAATGGCAAATTTGAGGAACCAAAGGAAAACTAACTTCTTAAgttatagtatattatatatatttatttatttatatataaactctttTCCAAACTTCTGAAATTgcatttgtaaaataaattctCTAAATTAAGCTATCAATTATGGTAAGATCTTTTTCAATTAatgtgttgacaaaaaaaaacttcttaagTTATTCATGATTAAGATTTTGTAACGATTGTAAGATGTGTACACATTAAGTCATACAATATGTGTACACATTAAGTCATACAATATGAGTACACATTAAGTCATTAACAATATTGTATATCGGAAGTTTCGGATTCATGCATTGCAATCCAATTTTCACCATATATGATGAGTGCTACGACTAAAGATAAAATAAACTATAGGATCTGAAACACCCTGCGAAAGTAATAATGATATAAAGAGATTACGAGTCATGTAATTGTTAATTAGTTTATAGATGTAactcataaaaaaattagattagtGAGAGTCTATATATGTTATAACCATAAAATCGACTAGTTAATTATCGTGGTTCTACCATTTCTCTTTTAACAATCATATGACATATATGTTCTGAATCAGAAACAACGCAACAATACATATGTACACAATACACacacccatatatatatatgtttgaaaaaaagaaaatagtttggtaaaagaaaaaagaacttgttttgatattcttttttttttttttttgaatattcttaAAAAACGTGTTCAGTTTACTACCATATCTTCTAGCCATAATGCCATCAAAGAGGTTACGGATCTTCTAGTTCCCGTGTCTAATCAccttttttgtcaacaacaaataatttatttttcaagaaCAAATATTATGTGAATTaagtctcctttttttttgtaatgacaTAATAACGAACGTAGCAGCACAAATTATTATACTACGtgtattagtattttttttgtaatgttttttttctaatgttgtTCTTCTATCAAATAGTGTGAGATCTCCAATTATTGAGTGTCAAAggaatataatataatcaattAAACCAAGATTCAATCTACGTGAATCGTGACGATatgataaaattttcttaatctaAATCATACAAACTCCAAAGTCTATCCACGTCctagaaattattttaaaaacacagCCGATCGAAATCCtcattaaaaaacaattatctgaATCTCTTTGAAACTGGATTATAACCATACACAGTTGTCAGGTATTTAACGTGCAATTTAGTGCCAAGCAAGAAAGGTATATTATtaccaaggaaaaaaagagaggataaTATTAACATTATTTACATAGACTTAGTCACGTAATTTAGATAAGTTAtgttatataacttataagtatATTGTTGTTCCTACgaacaaattgtttttattatcacggttatataatacataaattgGCCCATGgcttttcaaatatttaaaaggtCATGTCGAATAAAGTAGGGCCAAATTCATATAGCTATCCACTTCTTTTGGAATTAAAGGTTATGTACAAATGTATCAGTCATCACCTACAGAACCAAATATTCTACTACCTGATTCCCAAATTTAGCTATTTACAATAAGGTATctgtctctgttttttcttttttgctaaaCGAGTAAAcatcatataaatgaaaatagttTGGAACTTTGGATATTTGACTTAACTATAAGTAAAAAAGATACgggtatttctctatttttcgagaaaaaacaaacagcgcatttttttatttctttttgttgtgaaaaaaacaaacagcCCATATGTCGTCCAAATGACAAAAACACTTAAATAATACTCCCTCTATTTCAAAGTATAAAATGTTAGAAACacataataagaaatatatactttttaaaagtttaaccaataataaacaaaagttatataaaataaataatataaaaatatgaaattaatttaaaagttgtctagaaagttgaaaacatcttgtattatgaaacaatacaaaatctgtaaaacatcttatatatacaaaatctgtaaaacatcttatattatgaaatgaaAAGAGTActtttaatgtttaaaaatatcaattcgGAAAGGAAACGATTGTTAATTGTTCTTCTTATATAGATAGATTGTTAGACCAACCCTCATTTCCTAgaaatctaatttttatttggtatttgTTGGATTCTTAGTCATGCTCATGCAGACGAGTGTTCGTATCTCGAAAGTGAAGATATCAGAGCTTTCgagattgaaaaaaaacactaaaaagccGGAAAGTAAATAACACTTTTGAGATCAGAGCTTTCTCTACATCAATCATGGATGTGCCAAGGTTCGTGGATTCGTGTACAAAGATACAAATATGGGCATTTTATAGAGAAGTAGCATCGCAATTTCGATAGGTTGGATATGCGAAACCTCGTTTATGCATCGTAAGTTCAAGGAAACACTTGCTCCTCAATGTATCTGCTCATCCATCTGTGtgtgtcaaacaaacaaaaagccgCTTCTTTGTTACCTTCCGCAAAATCTTCTTTACCGACTAATTTACATATCTGTACGGTCTCGTTGTAAGAATTCATCCTCTTGCCTCTCTTTAACTTCATATTATAATGGGTTCACCTCATAAAACACTAGCCAGCCCAATTGTTTCCCCTTCGTTTTCTTTAGCTTCTGAAGTGTTTGCTGGTCCACGTGACCTCACTGGAGGAAGGaaaagtaaaaatagaaaaatgtcAAGAGTTTGAGgcttctttcatatgaaacTTGCGTCGTATAGAAGAGTAGGGATGCTTACAAGTGACATTGGTGATAACATTAACGGTTTTCTGAGCAGCAAGCGCTCTTAAGTTATTCCCTGTACCTAACAGCAACAAGCTTTTCATGAGCTGCTTCTGCTCCTTGGGACTTGGAGTTTTCGCCACAGCTTCTTCAAAAGCACGCAAGTCGTTGGGAGTGAGACAAGGGAGTGAAAGCAAAACCTGATACATTTAAGAAACATTTTACACCAGTCAGATTTCACAATACAGCATGCAAAAGGACTCCAGAGTGGTTAATTCTGTAAGAATACTGACCTGACGGGGAGCTGGGTCTCTGTCAGcgaaataaaagaatatttcaCGGCATAGATAAACTAGATCAGCGCTGTTAACGGCATTTGACTCCATGGCTAAGCCTTTAATGACCGCATAAAACAAATCTTTTGACACAAATTCTCTGAGTTCCACGTTATTTGTTAGAATCGCTAGAAGgacaacaacaccacaaaagcAACAGACTTTGGTGGTTGCTTCCCCATCTGTCCATGTAAATACTTCCAAACAGATTTGCAGTGCTGGGAGAGCCATGTTTTTGTGATTTAGGAGGAAACTGCATATATGATACACTGTTAACTCTATTCTCATCCAAAAAAGTTACCCAAGTAAAGAAGTTGAAAAGCAAGAACAGTATGCATACCCCACAATAGAGTTGGATCTGAAAGCTGACAAATCCTTGAGAGTAGACATATCCACACGGCCCACATGGCCTGGATGCTCCAAAATTGGAAGCCCAGGGTTTAAACCAGGAGAAGCTATCGTTGAAAGGAGGGTGGCAATCTCCCTAGTTAATTCCCTCAGAAGTTTTTCTTCCATTACTTCAAGTTTCATGTCAGGCCCATTTTGTACACCAAACGAATCTGGAACTTGTGCTCTGCCGTCACGCATAAGACTGGCCCAAGAGGAGCTAGTAGCTTGCTGACAATGAATAAACAACGGTTGCAGGAGCACTTCAAGCCATGACTCCCACATGTCAGCCGGACAAGATTTAACAACAGAAACTACAAAGGCGTGAATAAGCTGTCGTATGTGCCTGAACTCCATCGACTGTAGGTTCTCCATGAGTGCCACTGCGACATAGTTCGCATCTAGGCATTTGAAGAATGTATCTCCGATTGTTGTCGATAGACCCAACACATAGTATCTGCATTTGTAGACAACATATATACCACACAAAATTGATATAGTTTAGCTAACCAGGAGATATAGAAATGTCGTACGTAAGACCTAAAGGAGGTTACTAGATCCCTTACCCACTATCTCGGATACCTTTCAACCAATTTCGCACATTGGCTTCATTTGCCTCTGATTGTCCGTCTTTACCACCATCAAAAGATCCATCAGCATACACCGAAGAGACTTTTGACAATTTAGGATTTGCTTCCCCAAGGAGACTATATCGCTCAACATCAGGCATTGTCATTGCTGCCCTCATCTCTGGGGGTAGTGTTTGATATACTGAGGGAGACCAAAGGGAATGGATAACACGGAGAAGCTGAAGAAACAGGATAAATGAGTGTTAACGCGTTAATCTAAGGAAATCCTGGCCAGGTTTTGGTAGCAACATAGTTTAGTTACGTGTTAACTAAGAATATTTAAGTTTTGAGAATATATACACATACTTTTAAGAGAGGTGGCAACATCCAAGATAGATGATGAGCCATAGGATGCAAATCTTGACTTTTTACTGAGGTTGTATTCAAGTTGCTTTTTCCATGTCCACTTCTCTTGAGAGCCTTCTCAAAGAATGTAACAGTGTGGAACAAAGACCACATGAAGGGCGTGTTGGAGCAAAGACGAACAAACCCCATAGGATCTGATAGATAATTATTCTGCCACTCTGCTTGGACCCACTGTTGGCTCAGTGGCTCCAGTAACCAAGCAAGAACTTCTTGCTGCTGTTGAGCTCTGCACCAAGATCAGACCTAACTTAAGAACATGATAAACCTAATGCTGGATAAATgcaacaaaagaataaaaataaatcatgttACCCTGCTGCTGAAGCCATAACAAGAAATGCTTCACCCAAAATGTTATGCTCCCCCCGGAGCAAAGTTCCTTCTCTTTGCATATATGCCATTGTATCAGCAATAGTCTGTATCAAAGAAGGAAGTTAACATGAAAATCGTACCACATTAAAGGATAATTCCGAGAGGCAAATgtgaaacaacaaaaacgaaAAGTCGTGCAGTAAAGAAAGGTGTTGCAATGGATAGTGGTCGTATAAGAAATACTGTACATAATTGCGAATAGGCGACCTTCACAATATAAGTTCATCGGTTTAGCACATAACTGAAGTCATAGTCTAAAATAATCATGAATAGGTGAGCTTTACAGTATAAGATCAACAACCAACGTGAACAAGACGTATAAAGTAAACACCTCTGATTGAAATCCTGAAAACGAACAACCAGCTCAAAGATTTTCCTATGCGTGCAGTGTGgtctccaatatatatatatatatcagagcATATAAGGCAAGCTAATCAAAATCACAAGGGAACTTTCCAGCCATAAGATCTGAGTAAAAATAGGTCCTGGTTTTGTATCTGAGTCTCTAAATGGATGGAGTGGGAGATCAGATTTACCTTCATGTGAGGCAGAACACTTTTTTCAGCGGCTTTGGCTATTCGTATAAAAGACGTACAAATCTGTAATCTTGCAATTCTTGAAGTACTAGTTGCTGGATCCTGCCAAGGAAACATGCTATAAATTTACTCATTCACTTCTTGACTCTAGGCAATGCACATTGGatattgtttgtatatatatgcatggaTAAACTCAATCactgaaaatatgtaatataGTAGGAAACCTTGACAATGTGTNNNNNNNNNNNNNNNNNNNNNNNNNNNNNNNNNNNNNNNNNNNNNNNNNNNNNNNNNNNNNNNNNNNNNNNNNNNNNNNNNNNNNNNNNNNNNNNNNNNNCAATCGAAAGCCAATTGCAGGCTGTCCATCACTGCTACATCCTGAAAATGCACGTTTGTATCAAGATCACATATAAATACTGAATATCACAGCTATCAAAACTAGAAGATTGTGAATAAACTCAGCAGAGAAAAGTAAGACTTTGTGAAAAAACCTGAAGAGGCACTGGAGAAGCCAATAGATCCTTAATGAGAGTGATAATCCTTTCGGCTATTTTAGTACTAGAAACAAGGGGCTTGTGAGAAGCAATAAACTTGATCAATTCTAACTGCACCAAATAAACAAGTTTCAGGTTAATGTGTTGTTTGCGAAGTACTATCTAATGCATTTGTCTCAAGAACTTACAAGCCTTGATCGGTATTGGCCAAAGTCTCCCTTTCCATCGAACTCATCACTCCACAGTTCCAGTGGCCCAAGAGAAAGAGCAATTCGTGGAGggactttttctttcttgagcATTCGCTGGAAAGACACATCCAAGATTGCGCAAGAGATATCATCATTAATAAGACtaagaatctttttcttttcgctCTCAACATGGCTTGAACTACCAACTGCTGGTCCCTCTCCACTTAGATAAGCAGCAGCCTTCGGCTTTGAAAGTAAATCCCTCATTAATGCCTACAAGACAATGCAAAAGAGCACAAATGTCAGCCCGACAATCTTTATTATGTCTGTGGTTGATATTTTCCAGAGGATGGTAGGCGAGGAAGTCGTTATTATAAAATACAACATACCAGCCAGAAGTGCATTGCTTCAAAGTGAAGACCCAGCTTAAAGTGTTGAAAGAAACCAAGCATCTACgttaaaaatgagaataaaaaCAGTCAAACAAACGTGTCCAaagtaaaagattaaaatagtgttaaataaaacaaaatagcCATAAACCACATCGTAACAGAAcgtaaaagaaataaaaaattgccAAAAAACCATCTAATTGAGGAACAAGATTAGGATAAGATAACAAAGCTTTTGAAAGGTTGGCTCATGATTAGAAAGTACCGATTTATGTTATATAAGAACTAGTCCATTATGAGATAAAGTGCAGCTACATCCTAGCTGATGATTTACTTCCCAGGTTTTCCATGAACATTATAGAcaacttcaacttcatcatTTAAATTCAATTACATAACGATGTCAGTACCTGTTGAAGATATAAAGCCAGAACACCACCATCACTAGCAATACATTGCAAGTTTGTTGAGCCTAAAGAAACCAAACTTTCACATATGCACTCAGCAAACTCATAATCACTTTCATCTATAACCCCAGCATTTGAGGCTGATCTGTATAAGAATTCTCTGGAGACATTCATCAGACTCTGAAACAGACTGCTGATTGCAGAATCGAATTCAGAACCAGGAGCATCACTGGGTCTTTTTCTGCAGACAAggaaagttttttttctctcatatGTCTACTAgaaattatatagatatatcagGTCAAACAGCCCAGTTGCATACCTTGAGCAGACAAGTTTGAAAAAGTCACAAGCATGAAGACGGAAGTCATGAGAAGAAAGTAAGACACCACACCTATTACAAATTTAGGGAGCACGTTTAGCAGGAAATATTTAAATGCTGATGATCTgtataatattttctccatgAGTAACCTTACCCATTAATAATTCCATATCTGGAAAGATCTAGAACAGGAGCCCATTCGGCATATGCATTGATGGCATTTAAACAAGCTATAACCACAGCTGCGTGCTGTTTTGCCAAGTCAACCTGTTGCCTACTGGCTTCACTCATCGCAGCTCCAAAGTGTCTCTCGAGAAGCTGGATTATGTAATGAATCAAATTACCGctacaacaaacaacataaatgAGTGAAAAAAATGTGGCATACATTATACAATAAAGGCAAAATCTCAGGCAGAGATTGAGTAAGTCCCCGCAACAATAACCGACGCCTGTCACCTGGAGAGAAAGTCCAACTAAAAATTAGAGAGGAAAACAGACAGTTTAGATGAAAATTTTAGACTCACAAGGTACATATAAACTATCCAGATTAAGGTGccatttttgtaaaatatatcaGTCGACTAACGACCGAAAGCTTGCacttacaatataattaaatttcgAAGGTTAGcaaatatgtgtttttgtaaccTCACTATTAT is drawn from Camelina sativa cultivar DH55 chromosome 8, Cs, whole genome shotgun sequence and contains these coding sequences:
- the LOC104709478 gene encoding uncharacterized protein LOC104709478, translated to MEAHKFLWQEIKDHHDSPLIQNKHMGKHFHVDVHPMRDFQTVVNLCSLSDVASHVLLFTWCYKRENDLILKKLDRVMANSAWKRSNPHAYIVFNVGGCSDHLNFRIMVKGAQFNFVNLLTKMEEYLPIVGSYWQDTQPLFLSTSSLFRFSKKRKGLESALRSLENHHLGNLVWKSKEAFDSLCKKQHANLANPSPQPMEVENTAFKQWEFLACLEEKYLKQKSKLHWLQVGDRNNKAFPRAATMRAAMNSVKEIQCQDKRVVVKEDEIKVESER
- the LOC104709479 gene encoding protein HASTY 1-like, encoding MDVSTNSTASNVAQAILATLDYNSTPDARKAAVAFLESIKSGDIRVLANISLLLVKKECSSEIRLHAFKMLQHLVRLRWEELSPSERRDFAKLSVELMSEIASPCEEWSLKSQSAALVAEIVRREGPDLWQELFPSLASLSAQGPLQAEVVSMMLRWLPEDITVHNEDLEGDRRRLLLRGLTQSLPEILPLLYNLLERHFGAAMSEASRQQVDLAKQHAAVVIACLNAINAYAEWAPVLDLSRYGIINGCGVLLSSHDFRLHACDFFKLVCSRKRPSDAPGSEFDSAISSLFQSLMNVSREFLYRSASNAGVIDESDYEFAECICESLVSLGSTNLQCIASDGGVLALYLQQMLGFFQHFKLGLHFEAMHFWLALMRDLLSKPKAAAYLSGEGPAVGSSSHVESEKKKILSLINDDISCAILDVSFQRMLKKEKVPPRIALSLGPLELWSDEFDGKGDFGQYRSRLLELIKFIASHKPLVSSTKIAERIITLIKDLLASPVPLQDVAVMDSLQLAFIVKDPATSTSRIARLQICTSFIRIAKAAEKSVLPHMKTIADTMAYMQREGTLLRGEHNILGEAFLVMASAAGAQQQQEVLAWLLEPLSQQWVQAEWQNNYLSDPMGFVRLCSNTPFMWSLFHTVTFFEKALKRSGHGKSNLNTTSVKSQDLHPMAHHLSWMLPPLLKLLRVIHSLWSPSVYQTLPPEMRAAMTMPDVERYSLLGEANPKLSKVSSVYADGSFDGGKDGQSEANEANVRNWLKGIRDSGYYVLGLSTTIGDTFFKCLDANYVAVALMENLQSMEFRHIRQLIHAFVVSVVKSCPADMWESWLEVLLQPLFIHCQQATSSSWASLMRDGRAQVPDSFGVQNGPDMKLEVMEEKLLRELTREIATLLSTIASPGLNPGLPILEHPGHVGRVDMSTLKDLSAFRSNSIVGFLLNHKNMALPALQICLEVFTWTDGEATTKVCCFCGVVVLLAILTNNVELREFVSKDLFYAVIKGLAMESNAVNSADLVYLCREIFFYFADRDPAPRQVLLSLPCLTPNDLRAFEEAVAKTPSPKEQKQLMKSLLLLGTGNNLRALAAQKTVNVITNVTLRSRGPANTSEAKENEGETIGLASVL